TGCCGGACGGGACGACGCTGCAGGTGGGCGAGTACCACGCGGTGCCTGACGTGCCGCGGCGCACGCTGGTGACGGGCGGTGCCAGGTCGGGGAAGTCGGTGGAGGCCGAGCGGCGTCTGGAGACGTTCCCCGAGGTGGTGTACGTGGCAACAGGCGGCGGCCGGGAAGGGGACGCGGAGTGGGCGGCCCGGATCGGGCTGCACCGGGAGCGCCGGCCGGCCGCCTGGCGCACCGAGGAGACCTGTGAGCTGGTGGAGCTGCTGGCGTCGGACGGGCCTCCGCTGCTGATCGACTGTCTGTCGCTGTGGCTGACGGACGCGATGGACCGGGTGGACGCCTGGGACGACACGGTATGGGCGAACGGCGGCGAGAGAGCGCTGCGGGGGCGGACCGCCGAGCTGGTCGCCGCGGTGCGCGGAACGCGGCGCACGGTCGTCACCGTGACCAATGAGACCGGCTCGGGCGTGGTGCCCGCGACGGCCTCCGGGCGGCGCTTCCGCGACGAGCTGGGCCGGTTGAACGCCGCGTTCGCCGACGAGTGCGAACAGGTGCTGCTGGTGGTGGCCGGACAGGTGCTGACGCTGCGCGGCTGACATCGCTGACATCGCGGACAGGAACAGGAGGAGCGGACATGACCGGTGTACGACCCATGCTGAACGGGGTTCCGGAGACCCTGTTGTGGACGCTCTACAACCGGGCGTACGAGGCGGGACGGCCCTACCCCGTGCTGGACGATCCGATGGCGCTGAGGCTGCTGGAGGATCTGGACTACCCCTTCGAGGAGCGGTTCGGGCGGCCGAACGCGTTCCACTCCCAGGCCCAGGGGCTGCGCTCGCGCTGCTTCGACCTGGCCGTGCAGGGGTATCTCGCCGACCGGCCGCAGGCCACCGTGGTCGCGCTCGGCGACGGACTGGAGACCGGCTTCTGGCGGGTCGACAACGGCCGGCTGAACTGGCTGAGCGTGGAGCCGCCCGAGGTCGCCGAGCTGCGCCGGGCACTGCTGCCCGCCTCGGACCGGCTGCGCACCCTGTCCTGTTCGGCCACCGATCCGTCCTGGCTGGACGAGATCGAGGACCCGGAGGGCCGCGGCGTGGTCGTCACGACGCAGGGGCTGCTGATGTATCTGCCGCCCGCGGAGGTGCGGAAGATCCTGGCGGCCTGTGCCGAGCGGCTGCCCGGCGGCATCCTCGTACTGGACACGATGGCGCGCTGGCTGGCCAGGGGCACGGTGGCCGGCAGGTCGAAGGTCGGCGCGATGACCATTCCGCCGATGCGCTGGGCGATGAACCCCGGCGAGCGGCACAAGCTGCGCGGCGCGCATCCGGGGATCACCGAGGTGCGGGCGCTGCGGCTGCCGCGGGGGCGGGGTGCGATGGGCGAGCTGATCCGGATCCAGTCGCTGCTGCCGGGGCTGCGGACCCTGACGCCCGCGATGACGCAGCTGCGGTTCGGGTACGGGAACCAGGACTGACCGGTCGTCAGAAACGCGGCGGGTACTGTTCCGCAGTGAGCCCGCCGCCGGGCTCGCCGGCCCACTCCACGTATCGACCCGCGAGGCAGACCCCCGTGAATCTGGACGACTTCTCCGATCTGATCGAACGCCCCGACGGCGGCGTACGGCGCGACGCCGAGGAACGCCGGGAGCGCCTGGTCGTTCCCCCCGGCGCCCTCGGCCGCCTGGACGAGCTGGGCGAATGGCTCTCGGCCGCCCAGCAGACCGTCCCGGTCAGGGCGATCGAGCAGCCGCGCGTGGTGCTCTTCGCCGGTGACCACGGGGTGGCCGAGCTGGGTGTCTCGGGGCGCGCGGCGGGGAGTGCGTACGAGCTGGTGCGGGCCACGCTGGAGGGCGCGACTCCGCTCGCCGTGCTGGCCCGGCAGTTCTCCGTACCGGTACGGATCGTGGACGCCGCGCTGGACTGCGACCCGGAGCTGCTGCCCGAGTCGGTGGTACGTCACCGGGTGCGGCGCGGCAGCGGCCGGATCGACGTCGAGAACGCGCTGACGACCGAGGAGGCCGAGCAGGCGGTGCGTCTGGGCATGGCGATCGCCGACGAGGAGGCCGACTCGGGCACCGATCTGGTGGTGCTCGGCGATCTGAGCGTCGGCGGTACGACGGCCGCGGCCACGCTGATCGCGGCGCTGTGCGGCACGGACGCCTCGGTGGTCACCGGGCGCGGCGGCGCGGGCATCGACGATCTGGCGTGGATGCGCAAGTGTGCGGCGATCCGGGACGCGCTGCGGCGGGCCCGGCCGGTCCTCGGTGATCAGCTGGAGCTGCTGGCCACGGTGGGCGGCGCGGATCTGGCGGCGACGACCGGGTTCCTGCTGCAGTGCGCGGTGCGCAGGCTGCCGGTGATCCTGGACGGTGTGGTCTCGGCGGCCTGTGCGCTGGTGGGTCAGCGGGCGGCCTTCCGGGCGCCGGACTGGTGGCTGGCGGGGCAGGCGAGCGGCGAGCCGGCGCAGACCAAGGCACTGGACCGGATGGCGCTCAACCCGTTGCTGGACCACGGCGTCATCGTGGGCGAGGGAAGTGGGGCACTGCTCGCGCTTCCGCTGGTCCGGGCCGCGGCCGCGCTGGCGGCGGAGCTGCCCGAGCGCGCACCCGTCGACGACGAGAAGGACGGCGGGGACGAAGCCGGCGAAGGGGCCGACGGAAGCGACACGGACGGCGACGCGACCGACGGCTGACGGACCGGCAGGCCTGCTGCCGCCGGTCACCGGCCGCAGCGCAGTCCCTTCGCCGCAGTCCCCTGATCGCAGTTCCCTCATGCAGCGCGATGCACCATATGATCGCTTTTCATGGGAGAGGTCCGATTGGTCACCGAGGAATCCGGGCGGGGCGACACCCGGTCGGGGAGCACCGTCCGCTCACGCCGCAGCGCCGCGTTCGCCATCTGGTACCTGCGCGTCGTGTCGTTCATCAATTTCCTCAGCGCCGTCTGGGTCTCGCTCGGCAACGATCTGCGCCGTCGCAACACCGCGAACTACTTCACCCCCTATCTGCTCACCGCGGGCTTCTCCTCCGGGGTGGTCGCGCTCTTCCTCGCGATCACCATGCGCCGTCGCAAGCGGGCCGCATGGATCGTGAACACGGTGGTGAGCAGTCTTCTGCTGCTGCTCTTCGCCCTGGTGATCCCGTTCCCGGAGGTCCGGCAGTACTTGCAGAACTGGATCTCGCTGGCACTGACCGCCGTCTTCGTCCTGGCGCTCCTGCTCGGCCGGCGCGAGTTCTACGCGAAGGGCGACCGGTCCAACCCGAAACTGGCCGCCGTCGTCGCGGTCGGCGGGCTGCTGGCCACCTCACTGGTCGCCGCGGGCCTGGTCACCCTCACCAACACCGCGCAGGACGGCTACCGCTCGTCCTTCCTGGAACGCTGGCGCTACGGCGCCCTGCGGCTGGTCTCGGTCGCCGTCAACAACGCCCGCTACCCCGGCATCTCCACGCCCGGCTGGGTCAATGTCACCATCAACATCCTCTCCACGCTGCTGCTGATCGCCGTCGTGTACGCGGCGTTCCGGTCCCGCCGGGCCGTCGACCCCATCACCCCCGAGGACGAGGCCCGGCTGCGGGCGCTGCTCGACAGGCACGGCGAGCGCGACTCGCTCGGCTACTTCGCGCTGCGCCGGGAGAAGAGCGTCATCTGGTCGCCGACCGGGAAGGCCGCTGTCGCCTATCGGGTGGTCGGCGGTGTCTCGCTCGCCTCCGGTGATCCCATCGGCGACCCGGAGGCCTGGCCGGGCGCGATCGAACCCTGGCTGGCCGAGGCCCGCGCGCACGGCTGGATCCCGGCGGTGATGGGGGTGAGCGAGGAGGGCGGCACCGTCTACGCGCGACACGGCCTCGACGCCCTGGAGCTGGGCGACGAAGCGATCGTGGAGACCGCCGAGTTCACCCTCGAAGGACGGGCGATGCGGACCGTCCGCCAGGCGTACAACCGGGTGAAGCGCGCCGGGTACGACGTGACCGTGCGCCGGCACGCCGAGATCCCCGACGAGGAGATGGCCGAACTGGTGCGGCGCGCCGACGACTGGCGCGACGGGGCGACCGAGCGCGGCTTCTCCATGGCGCTCGGCCGGCTCGGCGATCCGGCCGACGGACAGTGCGTGATGCTCGAATGCCGCAACGCACCCGACGGGAAGAACGGTGAGCCGGGCGAGTTGCGCGCCGTGCTGAGCTTTGTGCCGTGGGGGCCGAACGGCCTCTCGCTGGACCTG
This sequence is a window from Streptomyces sp. NBC_01217. Protein-coding genes within it:
- a CDS encoding class I SAM-dependent methyltransferase, with protein sequence MTGVRPMLNGVPETLLWTLYNRAYEAGRPYPVLDDPMALRLLEDLDYPFEERFGRPNAFHSQAQGLRSRCFDLAVQGYLADRPQATVVALGDGLETGFWRVDNGRLNWLSVEPPEVAELRRALLPASDRLRTLSCSATDPSWLDEIEDPEGRGVVVTTQGLLMYLPPAEVRKILAACAERLPGGILVLDTMARWLARGTVAGRSKVGAMTIPPMRWAMNPGERHKLRGAHPGITEVRALRLPRGRGAMGELIRIQSLLPGLRTLTPAMTQLRFGYGNQD
- the cobT gene encoding nicotinate-nucleotide--dimethylbenzimidazole phosphoribosyltransferase; the encoded protein is MNLDDFSDLIERPDGGVRRDAEERRERLVVPPGALGRLDELGEWLSAAQQTVPVRAIEQPRVVLFAGDHGVAELGVSGRAAGSAYELVRATLEGATPLAVLARQFSVPVRIVDAALDCDPELLPESVVRHRVRRGSGRIDVENALTTEEAEQAVRLGMAIADEEADSGTDLVVLGDLSVGGTTAAATLIAALCGTDASVVTGRGGAGIDDLAWMRKCAAIRDALRRARPVLGDQLELLATVGGADLAATTGFLLQCAVRRLPVILDGVVSAACALVGQRAAFRAPDWWLAGQASGEPAQTKALDRMALNPLLDHGVIVGEGSGALLALPLVRAAAALAAELPERAPVDDEKDGGDEAGEGADGSDTDGDATDG
- a CDS encoding phosphatidylglycerol lysyltransferase domain-containing protein: MGEVRLVTEESGRGDTRSGSTVRSRRSAAFAIWYLRVVSFINFLSAVWVSLGNDLRRRNTANYFTPYLLTAGFSSGVVALFLAITMRRRKRAAWIVNTVVSSLLLLLFALVIPFPEVRQYLQNWISLALTAVFVLALLLGRREFYAKGDRSNPKLAAVVAVGGLLATSLVAAGLVTLTNTAQDGYRSSFLERWRYGALRLVSVAVNNARYPGISTPGWVNVTINILSTLLLIAVVYAAFRSRRAVDPITPEDEARLRALLDRHGERDSLGYFALRREKSVIWSPTGKAAVAYRVVGGVSLASGDPIGDPEAWPGAIEPWLAEARAHGWIPAVMGVSEEGGTVYARHGLDALELGDEAIVETAEFTLEGRAMRTVRQAYNRVKRAGYDVTVRRHAEIPDEEMAELVRRADDWRDGATERGFSMALGRLGDPADGQCVMLECRNAPDGKNGEPGELRAVLSFVPWGPNGLSLDLMRRDRDAENGLMEFMVIELLQRAEEIGITQVSLNFAMFRSVFERGSRLGAGPVLRLWRSMLGFFSRWWQIESLYRANAKYRPIWEPRFMLFEKSSDLLRIGLAAGRAEGFLEAPGLPKWLHRSHLGTGG